The proteins below are encoded in one region of Silene latifolia isolate original U9 population chromosome 2, ASM4854445v1, whole genome shotgun sequence:
- the LOC141644216 gene encoding uncharacterized protein LOC141644216: MTVDYYNILKVSRTTGEEELRRAYKKLAVRWHPDKHSSVNKVIAEAKFKQICEAYDALSDPNKRQIYDLYGEDGLRYNVSSPSAATAAARCGGGGRGGSFRERDIFDEFLGEGFGSDKSPSPKSDNGYCYNNKSKVNGGNYYRSSSIPVKRSSPLGSKAAPIENNLGCTLEELYKGSKRKMAISRVVPDDSGKPSTVEEVLAIDIKPGWKKGTKITFPDKGNHESGLLPGDLIFVIEEKPHLTFQRDGNDLVVSEKISLVEALTGKTVNLTTLDGRNLNIEVSDIVKPGHEVVIPGEGMPISKDPRQKGNLKIKFDVKFPSRLSSDQKADIKRVLSRRS; the protein is encoded by the exons ATGACGGTCGATTACTACAACATTCTAAAGGTATCACGCACAACCGGAGAGGAAGAATTACGGCGAGCTTACAAAAAGCTCGCCGTTAGATGGCACCCTGACAAACACTCAAGTGTCAATAAAGTAATCGCCGAGGCGAAATTTAAACAGATTTGCGAAGCCTATGATGCTCTTTCCGATCCTAATAAGCGTCAGATCTATGATCTTTACGGCGAAGACGGGCTTCGCTATAATGTCTCATCTCCCTCCGCGGCAACCGCCGCCGCGCGATGCGGTGGCGGCGGACGCGGTGGGTCGTTTAGGGAGAGGGATATTTTTGATGAGTTTTTAGGGGAGGGGTTTGGGAGTGATAAGAGTCCGTCTCCGAAATCGGATAATGGTTATTGTTATAATAATAAGAGTAAGGTTAATGGAGGTAATTATTATCGGAGTAGTAGTATTCCGGTGAAACGGAGTTCTCCGTTGGGGAGTAAAGCGGCTCCGATTGAGAATAACTTGGGTTGCACTTTGGAGGAATTGTATAAGGGTTCGAAACGTAAGATGGCTATTTCGAGGGTTGTTCCTGATGATTCTGG GAAGCCTAGTACAGTGGAAGAAGTCTTGGCAATTGACATCAAACCCGGCTGGAAGAAAGGGACCAAGATCACCTTCCCTGATAAAGGCAATCACGAATCCGGCCTACTGCCTGGAGATCTTATATTTGTGATTGAGGAGAAGCCACATCTCACTTTCCAGAGAGACGGAAATGATCTTGTGGTAAGCGAGAAGATATCATTGGTTGAAGCTCTCACCGGTAAAACAGTAAATTTGACAACCTTAGACGGAAGGAACCTCAACATTGAAGTATCAGATATCGTTAAACCAGGTCATGAAGTCGTGATCCCTGGTGAGGGAATGCCGATATCCAAGGACCCGAGACAGAAAGGAAACTTAAAGATCAAGTTTGATGTCAAATTCCCGTCAAGGCTGTCTTCGGATCAAAAGGCTGACATAAAGAGGGTTTTAAGCCGAAGATCATGA
- the LOC141644214 gene encoding uncharacterized protein LOC141644214, producing MSESSVFGTVMLRLRESCRYYTGYPKDLGPSRVIHFTSEREFVQLLHQGYPVVVAFTIRGNYTEHLDKVLEEAAAKFYPSVKFMRVECPKYPGFCIARQRKEYPFIEIFHSPEQAAAQGRIADPNVTKYSVKVLPFNYDVSTYGFREYFKRHGVQMTDRK from the exons ATGTCAGAATCATCTGTCTTCGGTACAGTGATGCTTCGTCTCAGGGAATCATGCAG GTATTATACGGGTTATCCCAAGGATTTAGGGCCGTCTCGTGTAATTCACTTTACATCTGAGCGTGAGTTTGTCCAACTCCTTCATCAAGGTTACCCTGTGGTTGTTGCTTTCACCATCAG GGGGAACTACACGGAACATCTTGATAAAGTATTGGAGGAGGCTGCTGCCAAGTTCTACCCTAGTGTCAAGTTTATGAGA GTTGAGTGCCCTAAATATCCAGGGTTCTGTATTGCACGGCAAAGGAAAGAATACCCATTTATTGAAATCTTCCATAGTCCAGAACAA GCTGCTGCTCAGGGTAGAATCGCGGATCCAAATGTCACAAAGTACTCAGTGAAAGTTCTCCCG TTCAATTATGACGTTAGTACCTACGGATTCAGAGAGTATTTCAAACGTCACGGCGTTCAAATGACTGATCGGAAGTGA